The following are encoded together in the Microtus pennsylvanicus isolate mMicPen1 chromosome 8, mMicPen1.hap1, whole genome shotgun sequence genome:
- the LOC142855730 gene encoding zinc finger protein 431-like: MQRLQDIELRYFSQAKVVSSTPRDLKQGSRCLGKCGSHSVNAVTYDDVCIDFPWKEWALVDPFQKNLCKDVMLETFRNLTAIGCTWEEHMEEHCKSYRRCGRYSRCHNG, encoded by the exons ATGCAGCGACTACAGGATATTGAGTTGCGTTACTTCTCCCAGGCAAAGGTTGTCAGCTCAACACCTCGGGATCTTAAGCAGGGAAGCAGATG TTTGGGCAAGTGTGGCAGCCACAGTGTgaatgcagtgacctatgatgatgtttGTATCGACTTCCCTTGGAAAGAGTGGGCTTTGGTGGATCCTTTTCAGAAGAATCTCTGCAAAGATGTGATGCTTGAAACGTTCAGGAACCTCACTGCTATAGGCTGCACCTGGGAAGAGCATATGGAAGAACACTGTAAAAGTTATAGAAGATGTGGAAGGTATTCCAGATGTCACAATGGATAG